The genomic window gtgtgtgtgtgtgtgtgtgtacccctgAGCTCATGCATTTGTACCAGGATAAAAAGCTGAGTAGAGCAGCTTGATCCTAGGGCTAGGAAGTAAGAGAGGCAGGAGATCACTGCGGCCTGCCAGCTACTGCCAGCTAGTCTTGGCCAGTAAACAAAGCCAAATCCAGTGAGAAACTGTGTCTCCAAAGGTAATGTGAAATAGCTACCACCTGGTTCTCTAGTCTACCAGAAGTGGATCTTTGACCTTCACAAAACACATGTACTCCTCTCCAAACATGTTCACagatatactatacacacacaaactgacaATATGGGAAAATTATTTTAACCTGTtgaattcaattttttaaaaaaatgacagtaaCTTGTATATAaactaacttaaaaatattttcactaagCACAAAGATGATTTCCATATTTTCACCATCctctttattattaaaaaaaaaaaaacctgccaaaATGTAACCAGTTTATTTAGGTTTTAGTTAAGAGATCCAAAAACGGCCAAGCTGCCCATCAGTACTTCAGAAAATGCACaggttttaggttttttgtttggttgggttttttttttttatctggaGGTTGAGGGTAGATGGGGCAGATCTCATGTAACCTACAACAGTTTCAAACTTGCTATGCAGCTGAAGATGAGATTAAACTTTGAGCCTCCTTCttctacttcccaaatgctggattACAAGCATGCCAACATGCCAGCCTAAATTTTTCAACACTGTTTAATTTACATATTCTAATTAAGGGGACTAGATGGCCTCAGGCTGGTTTTAATTGGTCTGGGCACTAAATATCATACAATCAagcatacacatgaaaatagtcAAGATCTTACATAATCAAGGAATTTTCTAACTGGCATACAACATAGCAACATAGTCACAATTCACAAAGCATATATAGAATTTAAGAAAGTCggcaaagttaaaaacaaaacaaaacaaaacaaaacactgtgcCTGGGATGCAGCCAAGGGGCATTCTGAAACTTCAGGGACCTGTGAAATGCACACGCCTTGTGCCACCCGGAAGCACCACACCGGAAGCACCACACCGCAGGCCAGATTCCTCAGGAGGCAGCACACAGTTCTGGAACAGCACATTTGCATGTGTCTCCACTCCCACTAGTCATTATTAAGGCTGAGAGCCAAACTCCATATCCCCTAGCTTCTCAAACTATTAAACACTTTTTTCCTTCAGGTTTTTCACCAAATTCAAAGCTTAAGAAAAAAAGGGAGATGAAGTCACAAAATGTTGTCATAACAAATGGCAAAGGCCAAGTAAGAATGTATGTGATGATCCTAACagtctaaaacaaaaaacaaaacccatcttTACCAAAGATACAGACATTTTATAAAGTATTCAGGAATTTAGAGTACTAGAGGAACTGAGGCAGGGGATCAGAGGTTAAAGGCTGGTCCAGGCTTCATACTGAAACCCTACCTTATAAATAGGGACATAAACTAACACCAGCTCATTATCCAACAGAGTCCTCCCAACATGCTAGGTCGGTAGAAAAGATGTCTGGCAAGACTGCAAGGCTGCACCACAGGCCAGAGTGCTCAGGTCTGCTTCAGAGGTGCAGGAATGTTGGCAGATGCCTGCTCGAGGTAGGCCAAGGATCCCTGAGGCATGTCAGCTGGCTTCTTGTGCTGCACGTTGATGTCCTCCAGCACCTGCTGCCAATGCCTCAGCTTTGTCAAGTGCTTCTGGACCAGCGCGTCTTTCCGCTGCAGTTCACTCCTTAGTTCTGAGACATCCTACAGACCAAATGAAAAGGGGGAGAAACAAAGTGATGAGGCCAGTCACCTCACCCGAGAGTACATGAATAAAGTCACAGGTCTGTAAGCTCAGCTACTTTGAAGGCTGGGGCAGAATCAGTTTTTTGTGATTTATGGCCAGTGAGTTCAATAATAGCTTGGGTAAtgcagtgagaccttgtctcaaaaaagaaacaggaagaagagtAGGAAGAAAAAGGGGAAGAGATATATAGTTCAAAGAGTATTTGCCTAGTTATGCTGAAATGGCATTTAAAAAAGCAGCACTAagaagcaaaatcaaaacaaggGAACCCACCAAAGCTTTAAAAGCTCATCGCTCTTTGGGCTCTACTATTTGAAAGcaattctttgttgttttgttatgtttttccagacagggttctctgtgtagtcctggctgtcctggaaatcagagatccacctgcctctgcctctgcctccacggTATTGGAATTAAATGTGTTAATTAATCAAAAAtgtgttaattaattaaaaatgtgttaattagctgccaccactgccatcaCTACCACCTGGCAAAAGCAACTCTTCCAATGAGAGATGTCTGCCTAACATAAGAATTTTAGTATTTaatggtttttcttttaataagaaaaaacacAAGTCTAAGATTAGAAATCACTTCAGAACATCTAAAAGACCACTAGTGAAAATACCAAACACTGAAAACATGAAACAGGTGTTAACAGCTGTCTGTAAGGATCCACACTACTATTCTACAACTTcagattataaaatattaaaaaattacttcttagccaggcggtggtggcacatgcctttaatcccagcacttaggaggcaaaggcaggcgaatttctgagttcgaggtctgcctggtctacagactgagttccaggacagccagggcaatacagaaaAACCGTGCctcaaaattcaaaaaaaaaaaaaaaaaagtacatcttTTTTCAAAAGCTTAATATGAACAGTGATGATAAACGGTTTATTGAAATTTGGCTTTGGGTctgtctggagaaatggctcagtggttaagagcacttggttgctcttgcagaggacctgggttcagttcccagtacccacaaatcagctcacaaccacctataactcctgttccagaggaacaaatgtgttcttctagcatgtgtaggcatggtggtacacatacTAACAACTGTGGGACAAAACACTTACacataaaacaagcaaaactttTAATAGTAGCCCTAACCATTTCCATATCGTTGGGGTATTCACATTAAGAAATGACTTGGCGTAACAGGGTATAAAGACTATGATCTTACTATTACTGTTCTCAACAGCTGGTTTCCTGGCTGAAAAGACCCTCACTGATGAACTATTGAGGGAAACCTGTTTATTTCAAAAGCTACCAAAATCCATTACTCAGTTTTGCTTTTCTCAGTGGAGTGTCACTGGCTTGGAGCTGGGAGTTCAGTCGGCTATACTGGGGTGGCAGGAATTACCTAATACCATTAAAACTTCCTACTTCTCATTGCAACTCATTTCCAAATACCCTAGTTTAAAGCAATTGAGAAAAGCCTTTTTGATGAACCTTGACTAGAAAAATGGCGGAAGCCATGCTAACACCTCTGGAAATGCCATGAGTGTTTCCCACACAGAGCTCCTTATGGCAAGGCCCCTGGAGAGCCCCGTCCACTTAGCAAGGACTTTTGGAAATAATATTGCAAAGGTCCATACCAATCTTAGGGAGACTTAGGGAGAATGTCTGGGTTTTGCTCTTACTCTTTCCGtaatttttagtttcattttcactatattagTCATGATTATAGCTGCATTTATGATGAACCTggaggtttttttcttctttggaggcagggtttctctgtgtagccctggctgttctggaactcactctgtagaccaggctggtctcatactcaaaaatctacctgccagccaggtggtggtggtgcacccctttaatcccagcacttgggaggcagaggcaggcggatttgtgagttcgaggccagcctggtctacagagtgagttccaggacagccagggctatacagagaaaccctgtctgggggagtggggggggggggggggacaaagaaagaaatccacctgcctctgcctcccaagtgccttgAAACACAGAAACCAGTTCTCCTGGCTGGCCCCAGTGCTTCTACAGTCATCCTGAATAAGTAGGAGGAACTCACTAAGGTTAATGATTCTTGTTTACTTAACTAATCTAAAAAAGAGCTAACTATATTCCAAGAATTTAGAAGATAATGTCTTAAAATAAGGCACTAAGAACCTAtcaaacatataaagaaagaacaaagggcaGAAAAGCCAGACATCCTTCCAATGCCAGAAAAAATCAACATAGAATCTAAATCTCTCATTCCCCTTGGAGGCAAATAGTACATGTAGAATCTgccaagaaaaatagaaacctGGCCCCAACAGTTTTAAGATTTAGATATTAATCATTACCTTTCTGAGAATGTATGAAGGACTACATCTACTGTTCACACCAAATGGTATATAAGCCATAAAATTAGACTTACacttgaaaaatattattttaggcaGGGTAGCACCCTCTCTGatgattacaaaaataaaaaagcaacatACTGTTAAAgattaatcattttttaaactgCATGTTTGCTACCAGTCTAGGTTCAGTCCTAATAAGAGACAGATATAATCATTTGGCTTACAATATAAATGTATGCACAGACATGAAGTCCAAGTTAATGCTCAGATATGAGTTAAAGGTCACTTAACGACAatgtgggagtgggaggaggaaaagaaaccaagatgGGTAAGTGTCACTGATGCCTGGGAAGGAGTCAAGAGAAATGATTGAAACTGCTCATGCTTGAATGCTCTGCTGCTTTATAAGTAGAGGGCTCAAGCTAGTCAGAGCCATCTGTTTGAAAAACAAATGGTGGTCACACTCGCTTTTGCTGACTCCACACACCTGCCCTTCAGACCAGAACCCTGCTGGAGCTGAACTCCagaaatttccttccttccttttttttttttttcttaagaaatagAATCTCACAATAtagccctggcctggaacttgctgtgtaacccagactggctttgaacttaaagaggcctgcctgcctctgcctcctgagaactgggattaaagacacgcaCCACTACATCTGGCTgcaatatttactttttattccgGTAACAGATCATTTCCTATGCGCAAGGTACCAAGGAAAACAATTTGAGAACATAGTTATAGTTCCTGTCCAAATTAACTTTTACTCTATACTGGTTTTCTAACTTCTCAGGAGGCAAAGCCTGCTCTTTAAGAAAACTTTTCCAAGAAAACCAGTGTGTGAGATGAGTAGGCAAGGCTGTCTGCAGCTCCGCTCCCACGCCAATCATCTCCCTGTGTGTCCAGGCTGTCATAAATGCTGGCACCCTCATCAGACCTATGCAGACCTCCTACAACTCACAGGAGCGGGTACATCTTGTGAACACACAATGGAATCCAAATGACATTTGTCCTCCTTAAAAGCTGGGGGAAAGTCAAATTCGTACCTCTTTGATAACTTGATCTGGTTTCTGGACAGACAACTGCAGCCTTTTTTGTAGGAAAAAACATTCTGTCTGTCTTGCAATGTCCAAAAACTTCTGGATACACTGATCAACACcttaagagagagaggaaaaaagaaactccAAAAGTTTATatgtacacaatacacacacacacacacacacacacacacacacagacacatgtataccCCCactaaatgaataattaaaatattaaaacagcaCTTTCTCTTAGACATGATTTGGGATTTTAATCTGGATGACAGCAATAATAACCATCTTCAAGTTTCCATATGTAAATCTAGCATGAAATAGCAGGTAATTCATTTTTTCCCCAGGTCAGAGACCTTACACAACACAGAAGTTAAGTCTTGCAAAGAACACAATCCAgacttatttttctaaaataaggataatttccacaataaaaagttatcctaaccctaaccctggatACACTTAAGAATATGCATAACAGGGTGGGTTGTGCTATactcccttaatcccagcactctagaggcagagagaggctgcagatctctatgagtttgaggacagcctgttttacagagtgagttccaggacagtcaagtctacacagagaaaccctgtcttgaaaaatcaaaaaaagagtATGCATAACAGACTTACATTTCTGTCACagctagtgaaaaaaaaaaagtgagggttTTAAAATAAGCAGTGTTCATTGGTTTTACATAGTATTATCATATGAAAAGCTCATTTTTTGTGGTTTATAAGGACTCAGAAAACATGTCAGCTAGTGAACCAAGCAGAGAGCCAATTACTTATGGGGACTCTGTACCCATCTTACtccctggaaacaacccagatacaTGCAGGGCTAAACACATAGATGTAATCTTGCTGATGACAAGAACACAGTGTGCAAAGAGGGAAATCTTACCAGTTCGAATTTCTTCCTGATCAGTCCCATTAACATAATCCTGACTCACCAGGGAAGCAAAGCAAGCCTGAGTGAGCAAAACACAAAAATAGGTTATGTACACAatcttaatatatataaaaaaacaggAAGTAGCTTCTCCTGAGACCAGTCAGTAAGTGGACACTTTTTGCATCTATACTTGGGCCAGTGTAGATACCCGGTAAAGCAAATCTCAGCTGCCCTGGCCCCTGAGACACGGGCATTTGCTGGCGTCAGCACATGGTCTCATTCCCACCACCTGCCTCTTGCTCACTGTCGCATTCCACACCTGGAGACCTTCCAAGCCCATCATGGCCACGCCACTCTGGCTGACCCTTACATGAATTGTATCTATTACTATCTCAAGATGCCTGTCTCCTCTTTCTAAATGGTAACTCCTGTTCCTGCTCTACAGTGGAGCTTGCAAGCTTTCCGCAGAAGTAACTGATGTTATTATCCATTCTTTTCAGCCACTGTTATTTGTCTTCTACCAACGGCTCTGCCTGTGTGGTTCAGCACTACATCCTAAGTAACGGTGTCTGGATAATAAATGGTTAGTGTCACACGGATAATCAAATCCTAAAGAGGGAGTTTAGAACGGGTGCAAACTGAGCCTTACATGTGACTGTGCCACCGGGGCACACGCAGCCCTCAGACAAGAGAGCTGAAAGAGCACGATGGCAGCTGACAGAGGAGGACAGGCTGCAACCAAGACCCTGACAGCAATGAGCAAGCAcggaaaacaaaacacagacacagatccAAATTTAGGTTCCAAACACAAGTCAAAACTACACGCAAAGTTCCCTTCAGAAGCAATGAATCCTCCTGGCTAGCTCCAGATCTGATGTATAGAAACAGTGGCAAGGGTTCCCCACTCCTGTCACAGCTCAGCAAGCCGGACTGCCTATTCTGTAAAAGTCTTGTTGGATTTGGGGAGTATGAGCATGCTGTGCATATTTCGGGGAACCTATGGCCCACAGAGCTTGGGTGGCTTCGTCAAAGGCAGTAGGCCATGcggacttaaaaagaaaaaacttaacttc from Apodemus sylvaticus chromosome 11, mApoSyl1.1, whole genome shotgun sequence includes these protein-coding regions:
- the Med28 gene encoding mediator of RNA polymerase II transcription subunit 28, with the translated sequence MAASLGGMFTGQPPGPPPPPPGLPGQASLLQAAPGASRPSNSTLVDELESSFEACFASLVSQDYVNGTDQEEIRTGVDQCIQKFLDIARQTECFFLQKRLQLSVQKPDQVIKEDVSELRSELQRKDALVQKHLTKLRHWQQVLEDINVQHKKPADMPQGSLAYLEQASANIPAPLKQT